A window of Phyllopteryx taeniolatus isolate TA_2022b chromosome 19, UOR_Ptae_1.2, whole genome shotgun sequence contains these coding sequences:
- the si:rp71-1c10.7 gene encoding tumor necrosis factor receptor superfamily member 12A isoform X2, translated as MDSHALCAICGFFVALLSAFHGVCAQKSQCGVSEFWNSDLDVCVPCASCKQYPKTPSCNTCKLVEESSDAWKLAAISSFSVLAVVLVGAALIIGVMLHRRKSHKLPLREPIEETAGPLYQA; from the exons ATGGACTCCCACGCTTTATGCGCTATTTGCGGATTTTTCGTGGCGTTGCTGAGCGCTTTCCACGGCGTGTGCGCACAAAAAA GTCAGTGCGGCGTCTCGGAATTCTGGAATTCCGACCTGGACGTTTGCGTGCCGTGCGCATCGTGCAAGCAGTACCCCAAGACGCCGTCGTGCAACACGT GCAAACTGGTGGAAGAGTCGTCGGACGCGTGGAAGCTGGCGGCCATCAGCAGCTTCTCGGTGCTGGCCGTGGTGCTGGTGGGCGCCGCCCTCATCATCGGGGTCATGCTGCATCGGCGCAAGTCGCACAAACTTCCTCTACGAG agcCGATTGAAGAAACGGCAGGGCCACTTTATCAAGCTTAA
- the si:rp71-1c10.7 gene encoding uncharacterized protein si:rp71-1c10.7 isoform X1 produces MCSDLTAEPRETLRNEETRLLGMFRVKAVSSDETSGAAVSAASRNSGIPTWTFACRAHRASSTPRRRRATRKLVEESSDAWKLAAISSFSVLAVVLVGAALIIGVMLHRRKSHKLPLREPIEETAGPLYQA; encoded by the exons ATGTGTTCAGATCTAACAGCGgagccaagagaaacactacGAAACGAAGAGACTAGACTGTTGGGA ATGTTCCGAGTGAAAGCTGTGAGCAGTGACGAGACGAGCGGAGCAGCC GTCAGTGCGGCGTCTCGGAATTCTGGAATTCCGACCTGGACGTTTGCGTGCCGTGCGCATCGTGCAAGCAGTACCCCAAGACGCCGTCGTGCAACAC GCAAACTGGTGGAAGAGTCGTCGGACGCGTGGAAGCTGGCGGCCATCAGCAGCTTCTCGGTGCTGGCCGTGGTGCTGGTGGGCGCCGCCCTCATCATCGGGGTCATGCTGCATCGGCGCAAGTCGCACAAACTTCCTCTACGAG agcCGATTGAAGAAACGGCAGGGCCACTTTATCAAGCTTAA
- the rnf40 gene encoding E3 ubiquitin-protein ligase BRE1B isoform X1 translates to MSGAGGGKRPPGGDSPPGPPEKKSKKEEKTTTTLIEPIRIAGVSSTEEMDMKVIQFKNKKLSERLEQRQAMEDELREKIEKLEKRQATDDTTLLIVNRYWSELEEKVHALRKRIEPEAPVPSKPVPPPAPLPDPAPMEGDGVSMVSPTSGAPPPPLPEAHGDGKLPEHQQHGEVSKEGHRDTPQQPPQPDRSEQLTPTEPPWQSTTEASPPPPFPLSESAKGFLATLEHSSEEELTLHLQDRMFFSKDAIACLVCVFDRLHSCIDDMCKQIQAAACEDESLASAGAVNRTLLDENRRLRDQATLLQGRHHKTSMEYNEWVDKVTSAETKVSEMETTVEDLQWDIEKLRNREQKLNKHLAEAMEQLKSGYSSTGSSGGLAGGQITLTIQKFESLNTELEHNQELANSRMAELEKLQVELQEAVRESEKLKIDLRNIPEEVVKETVEYKCLQSQFSLLYNESLGVKTQLDEARALLLTAKNAHLRQIEHMESDELSLQKKLRTEVIQLEDTLAQVRKEYEMLRIEFEQNLAANEQAGPINREMRHLISSLQNHNLQLKGDVQRFKRKLRETQVEINKLRCLSSDAGGLVLEESTGDTNEVKKEEDEDQEEEEERRKELERQRAREREREAERERERERERERQRSDELKRKDSDTLKMLRVELKKAQESQKEMKLLLDMYKSAPKEQRDKVQLMAAERKSKAEVDELRIRVRELEERERKESKKLADEDALRKIRVAEETIEHLQKKLGATKQEEEALLSEMDVTGQAFEDMQEQNSRLLQQLREKDDANFKLMSERIKSNQIYKLLKEEKEELADQVLTFKTQVDAQLLVVQKLEEKEGVLQGTLATLEKELSVRTQALELNKRKAVEAAQLAEDQKVQLEHTQAKLKEIQVAVAENRTARERESSNLKRAQEDLSRLRRKLEKQKKVEVYSDADEILQEEINQYKAKLRCPCCNTRDKDTVLTKCFHVFCYECLKMRYDTRQRKCPKCNCAFGANDFHRIYIT, encoded by the exons ATGTCAGGTGCAGGGGGAGGAAAGCGTCCCCCCGGGGGGGACAGTCCCCCCGGACCACCTGAGAAGAAAAGCAAAAAGGAGGAGAAGACCACCACCACTCTCATTGAGCCCATTCGCATCGCTGGAGTCTCGTCCACT GAGGAAATGGACATGAAGGTGATCCAGTTTAAGAATAAGAAGCTGAGCGAGCGCTTGGAGCAGCGGCAGGCGATGGAGGATGAGTTACGGGAGAAAATAGAGAAGCTAGAAAAGAGGCAAGCAACTGATGACACCACCCTGCTGATTGTGAACCGCTACTGGTCAGAG CTGGAAGAAAAGGTCCATGCCCTGCGTAAACGTATTGAACCGGAGGCCCCAGTGCCGTCCAAACCAGTTCCCCCTCCTGCGCCGCTTCCTGATCCCGCACCCATGGAGGGAGACGGTGTCAGTATGGTCTCACCGACCTCTGGTGCGCCTCCGCCGCCGCTCCCTGAGGCACACGGTGACGGGAAACTACCAGAGCATCAGCAGCATGGTGAAGTATCTAAAGAAGGGCATCGGGACACTCCACAGCAGCCTCCACAACCTGACAGATCAGAGCAGTTAACACCCACAGAGCCCCCATGGCAATCAACCACAG AAGCATCACCACCGCCCCCTTTTCCCCTGAGCGAGAGCGCCAAAGGTTTCTTGGCCACGCTGGAGCACAGCAGCGAAGAAGAGCTGACGCTGCACCTCCAGGACCGCATGTTCTTCAGCAAGGACGCCATCGCCTGCCTCGTGTGCGTCTTCGACCGACTGCACAGCTGCATTGACGACATGTGCAAGCAGATCCAAGCTGCGG CGTGCGAGGACGAGAGCCTGGCCAGCGCGGGCGCCGTGAACCGCACTCTGCTGGACGAGAATCGCAGACTGCGAGACCAGGCCACCCTGCTGCAGGGTCGACATCACAAAACGTCAATGGAG TACAACGAATGGGTGGACAAGGTGACCAGCGCGGAGACCAAGGTGTCGgagatggagaccactgtggaggactTGCAGTGGGACATTGAGAAACTCCGAAATAGGGAACAAAAGCTCAACAAGCACTTGGCAGAGGCCATGGAGCAG CTCAAGTCTGGCTACAGCAGCACCGGCAGCTCAGGTGGGCTGGCTGGAGGCCAAATTACATTAACCATTCAAAAG TTTGAGAGTCTTAACACAGAGCTGGAGCACAACCAGGAGTTGGCCAACAGCCGCATGGCAGAGTTGGAGAAGCTGCAGGTGGAGCTCCAAGAGGCCGTGAGGGAGAGCGAGAAGCTCAAG ATCGACCTGCGTAATATTCCCGAGGAGGTCGTGaaggagactgtggagtacaaGTGTCTGCAGTCCCAGTTCTCGCTGCTCTACAACGAGTCTCTGGGAGTCAAAACCCAGCTCGATGAGGCTCGGGCCCTCCTGCTCACGGCCAAGAACGCCCACCTCAGACAGATTGAGCACATGGAG AGTGACGAGCTGTCCCTCCAGAAGAAGTTGCGCACTGAAGTCATCCAGCTGGAGGACACGCTGGCCCAAGTGCGCAAAGAATACGAAATGTTGCGCATCGAGTTTGAGCAAAATCTCGCCGCCAACGAGCAAGCAG GACCAATCAACAGGGAGATGCGACACCTAATCAGCAGCCTTCAGAACCACAACCTGCAGCTGAAAGGTGACGTGCAGCGCTTCAAGAGGAAGCTGCGCGAAACCCAGGTCGAAATCAACAAG TTACGCTGCCTGAGCAGCGACGCGGGCGGTCTAGTTCTGGAGGAGTCGACCGGCGACACCAACGAGGTGAAgaaggaggaagatgaggaccaagaagaggaggaggagaggaggaaggagCTGGAGAGGCAGCGGGCCCgcgagagggagagggaggccGAGCGCGAACGAGAGCGAGAGCGCGAGCGCGAGAGGCAGCGCAGCGACGAGCTCAAGAGGAAAGACTCGGACACGTTGAAGATGCTCAGAGTCGAGCTCAa GAAAGCTCAAGAGTCCCAGAAAGAGATGAAGCTCCTGCTGGACATGTACAAATCGGCTCCAAAGGAGCAGCGGGACAAAGTGCAACTCATGGCAGCTGAACGTAAATCCAAAGCAGAG GTGGATGAGTTGAGGATTCGCGTGCGGGAGCTGGAGGAGCGCGAGAGGAAGGAGAGCAAGAAGCTGGCCGACGAAGACGCCCTCAGGAAGATCCGAGTGGCCGAAGAGACCATCGAACATCTGCAGAAGAAGCTGGGCGCCACTAAGCAG gaggaggaagcgctGCTGAGCGAGATGGACGTGACGGGCCAGGCCTTCGAGGACATGCAGGAGCAGAACAGCCGGCTGTTGCAGCAACTGCGCGAGAAGGACGACGCCAACTTCAAGCTGATGAGCGAGCGCATCAAATCCAACCAGATCTACAAGCTGCtcaaggaggagaaggaggagctcGCCGACCAGGTCCTCACGTTCAAGACGCAG gTGGATGCTCAGCTGCTGGTCGTGCAGAAGCTGGAGGAGAAAGAGGGTGTTCTTCAGGGCACACTGGCCACCCTGGAGAAAGAGCTGTCGGTCAGGACTCAAGCACTGGAACTCAACAAGAGGAAG GCGGTGGAGGCTGCACAGCTGGCGGAAGACCAGAAAGTGCAGCTGGAGCACACGCAGGCCAAGCTGAAGGAGATCCAGGTCGCCGTCGCCGAGAACCGCACGGCCCGCGAGAGGGAGAGCAGCAACCTCAAGCGAGCGCAG GAGGATCTGTCCAGGCTGAGGCGGAAGCTGGAGAAACAGAAGAAGGTGGAGGTGTACTCGGACGCCGACGAGATCCTGCAGGAGGAAATCAACCAGTACAAG GCGAAGTTGCGCTGCCCGTGTTGCAACACGCGGGACAAAGACACGGTGCTCACCAAGTGTTTCCACGTCTTCTGCTACGAATGTCTGAAGATGCGCTACGACACGCGCCAGCGGAAGTGCCCCAAGTGCAACTGTGCCTTCGGCGCCAATGACTTTCACCGCATCTacatcacctaa
- the rnf40 gene encoding E3 ubiquitin-protein ligase BRE1B isoform X2: MSGAGGGKRPPGGDSPPGPPEKKSKKEEKTTTTLIEPIRIAGVSSTEEMDMKVIQFKNKKLSERLEQRQAMEDELREKIEKLEKRQATDDTTLLIVNRYWSELEEKVHALRKRIEPEAPVPSKPVPPPAPLPDPAPMEGDGVSMVSPTSGAPPPPLPEAHGDGKLPEHQQHGEVSKEGHRDTPQQPPQPDRSEQLTPTEPPWQSTTEASPPPPFPLSESAKGFLATLEHSSEEELTLHLQDRMFFSKDAIACLVCVFDRLHSCIDDMCKQIQAAACEDESLASAGAVNRTLLDENRRLRDQATLLQGRHHKTSMEYNEWVDKVTSAETKVSEMETTVEDLQWDIEKLRNREQKLNKHLAEAMEQLKSGYSSTGSSGGLAGGQITLTIQKFESLNTELEHNQELANSRMAELEKLQVELQEAVRESEKLKIDLRNIPEEVVKETVEYKCLQSQFSLLYNESLGVKTQLDEARALLLTAKNAHLRQIEHMESDELSLQKKLRTEVIQLEDTLAQVRKEYEMLRIEFEQNLAANEQAGPINREMRHLISSLQNHNLQLKGDVQRFKRKLRETQVEINKLRCLSSDAGGLVLEESTGDTNEVKKEEDEDQEEEEERRKELERQRAREREREAERERERERERERQRSDELKRKDSDTLKMLRVELKKAQESQKEMKLLLDMYKSAPKEQRDKVQLMAAERKSKAEVDELRIRVRELEERERKESKKLADEDALRKIRVAEETIEHLQKKLGATKQEEALLSEMDVTGQAFEDMQEQNSRLLQQLREKDDANFKLMSERIKSNQIYKLLKEEKEELADQVLTFKTQVDAQLLVVQKLEEKEGVLQGTLATLEKELSVRTQALELNKRKAVEAAQLAEDQKVQLEHTQAKLKEIQVAVAENRTARERESSNLKRAQEDLSRLRRKLEKQKKVEVYSDADEILQEEINQYKAKLRCPCCNTRDKDTVLTKCFHVFCYECLKMRYDTRQRKCPKCNCAFGANDFHRIYIT, from the exons ATGTCAGGTGCAGGGGGAGGAAAGCGTCCCCCCGGGGGGGACAGTCCCCCCGGACCACCTGAGAAGAAAAGCAAAAAGGAGGAGAAGACCACCACCACTCTCATTGAGCCCATTCGCATCGCTGGAGTCTCGTCCACT GAGGAAATGGACATGAAGGTGATCCAGTTTAAGAATAAGAAGCTGAGCGAGCGCTTGGAGCAGCGGCAGGCGATGGAGGATGAGTTACGGGAGAAAATAGAGAAGCTAGAAAAGAGGCAAGCAACTGATGACACCACCCTGCTGATTGTGAACCGCTACTGGTCAGAG CTGGAAGAAAAGGTCCATGCCCTGCGTAAACGTATTGAACCGGAGGCCCCAGTGCCGTCCAAACCAGTTCCCCCTCCTGCGCCGCTTCCTGATCCCGCACCCATGGAGGGAGACGGTGTCAGTATGGTCTCACCGACCTCTGGTGCGCCTCCGCCGCCGCTCCCTGAGGCACACGGTGACGGGAAACTACCAGAGCATCAGCAGCATGGTGAAGTATCTAAAGAAGGGCATCGGGACACTCCACAGCAGCCTCCACAACCTGACAGATCAGAGCAGTTAACACCCACAGAGCCCCCATGGCAATCAACCACAG AAGCATCACCACCGCCCCCTTTTCCCCTGAGCGAGAGCGCCAAAGGTTTCTTGGCCACGCTGGAGCACAGCAGCGAAGAAGAGCTGACGCTGCACCTCCAGGACCGCATGTTCTTCAGCAAGGACGCCATCGCCTGCCTCGTGTGCGTCTTCGACCGACTGCACAGCTGCATTGACGACATGTGCAAGCAGATCCAAGCTGCGG CGTGCGAGGACGAGAGCCTGGCCAGCGCGGGCGCCGTGAACCGCACTCTGCTGGACGAGAATCGCAGACTGCGAGACCAGGCCACCCTGCTGCAGGGTCGACATCACAAAACGTCAATGGAG TACAACGAATGGGTGGACAAGGTGACCAGCGCGGAGACCAAGGTGTCGgagatggagaccactgtggaggactTGCAGTGGGACATTGAGAAACTCCGAAATAGGGAACAAAAGCTCAACAAGCACTTGGCAGAGGCCATGGAGCAG CTCAAGTCTGGCTACAGCAGCACCGGCAGCTCAGGTGGGCTGGCTGGAGGCCAAATTACATTAACCATTCAAAAG TTTGAGAGTCTTAACACAGAGCTGGAGCACAACCAGGAGTTGGCCAACAGCCGCATGGCAGAGTTGGAGAAGCTGCAGGTGGAGCTCCAAGAGGCCGTGAGGGAGAGCGAGAAGCTCAAG ATCGACCTGCGTAATATTCCCGAGGAGGTCGTGaaggagactgtggagtacaaGTGTCTGCAGTCCCAGTTCTCGCTGCTCTACAACGAGTCTCTGGGAGTCAAAACCCAGCTCGATGAGGCTCGGGCCCTCCTGCTCACGGCCAAGAACGCCCACCTCAGACAGATTGAGCACATGGAG AGTGACGAGCTGTCCCTCCAGAAGAAGTTGCGCACTGAAGTCATCCAGCTGGAGGACACGCTGGCCCAAGTGCGCAAAGAATACGAAATGTTGCGCATCGAGTTTGAGCAAAATCTCGCCGCCAACGAGCAAGCAG GACCAATCAACAGGGAGATGCGACACCTAATCAGCAGCCTTCAGAACCACAACCTGCAGCTGAAAGGTGACGTGCAGCGCTTCAAGAGGAAGCTGCGCGAAACCCAGGTCGAAATCAACAAG TTACGCTGCCTGAGCAGCGACGCGGGCGGTCTAGTTCTGGAGGAGTCGACCGGCGACACCAACGAGGTGAAgaaggaggaagatgaggaccaagaagaggaggaggagaggaggaaggagCTGGAGAGGCAGCGGGCCCgcgagagggagagggaggccGAGCGCGAACGAGAGCGAGAGCGCGAGCGCGAGAGGCAGCGCAGCGACGAGCTCAAGAGGAAAGACTCGGACACGTTGAAGATGCTCAGAGTCGAGCTCAa GAAAGCTCAAGAGTCCCAGAAAGAGATGAAGCTCCTGCTGGACATGTACAAATCGGCTCCAAAGGAGCAGCGGGACAAAGTGCAACTCATGGCAGCTGAACGTAAATCCAAAGCAGAG GTGGATGAGTTGAGGATTCGCGTGCGGGAGCTGGAGGAGCGCGAGAGGAAGGAGAGCAAGAAGCTGGCCGACGAAGACGCCCTCAGGAAGATCCGAGTGGCCGAAGAGACCATCGAACATCTGCAGAAGAAGCTGGGCGCCACTAAGCAG gaggaagcgctGCTGAGCGAGATGGACGTGACGGGCCAGGCCTTCGAGGACATGCAGGAGCAGAACAGCCGGCTGTTGCAGCAACTGCGCGAGAAGGACGACGCCAACTTCAAGCTGATGAGCGAGCGCATCAAATCCAACCAGATCTACAAGCTGCtcaaggaggagaaggaggagctcGCCGACCAGGTCCTCACGTTCAAGACGCAG gTGGATGCTCAGCTGCTGGTCGTGCAGAAGCTGGAGGAGAAAGAGGGTGTTCTTCAGGGCACACTGGCCACCCTGGAGAAAGAGCTGTCGGTCAGGACTCAAGCACTGGAACTCAACAAGAGGAAG GCGGTGGAGGCTGCACAGCTGGCGGAAGACCAGAAAGTGCAGCTGGAGCACACGCAGGCCAAGCTGAAGGAGATCCAGGTCGCCGTCGCCGAGAACCGCACGGCCCGCGAGAGGGAGAGCAGCAACCTCAAGCGAGCGCAG GAGGATCTGTCCAGGCTGAGGCGGAAGCTGGAGAAACAGAAGAAGGTGGAGGTGTACTCGGACGCCGACGAGATCCTGCAGGAGGAAATCAACCAGTACAAG GCGAAGTTGCGCTGCCCGTGTTGCAACACGCGGGACAAAGACACGGTGCTCACCAAGTGTTTCCACGTCTTCTGCTACGAATGTCTGAAGATGCGCTACGACACGCGCCAGCGGAAGTGCCCCAAGTGCAACTGTGCCTTCGGCGCCAATGACTTTCACCGCATCTacatcacctaa